DNA sequence from the Desulfovibrionales bacterium genome:
ACTGTAACCGAATTCAATCTCCTGCACACCCTTTTGAAGGGCCGTGGACGGGTGCTGACACGTGAGATTTTGCTTGACCAGGTGTGGGGATACCACTTTGACGGTTATGCCCGCACTGTGGATACCCACATTAAAAGACTGCGGCAAAAGCTAGGTGCTGCCGGTCAGGTCAT
Encoded proteins:
- a CDS encoding winged helix-turn-helix domain-containing protein, with translation TVTEFNLLHTLLKGRGRVLTREILLDQVWGYHFDGYARTVDTHIKRLRQKLGAAGQVIETVRGVGYRFKEESSR